From the Saccharomycodes ludwigii strain NBRC 1722 chromosome I, whole genome shotgun sequence genome, one window contains:
- the GRR1 gene encoding SCF ubiquitin ligase complex subunit GRR1 (similar to Saccharomyces cerevisiae YJR090C | GRR1 | Glucose Repression-Resistant) — protein sequence MNSGGPQQNNHTSMNNNTGTGANANTINNSRFSEVHPIPANWFTIPNINNSGNNLENNPENVTSENATGENGASVNLRQQENQVLANLQRQRISFINSSEQANRRLFQIFNPNHNSYDDRTSNASALVDEYTLDQYNTLVQGIISNFKDKCSQTLEQICNKFHTRHVDLLEKFKQDNQNLKDMQLEVDTDRRSSIPTLSPEDRVLKLQDIKRLANLQKTRIRLGEMDMASLKSIRQKYEQIIDNFSREFAQKFHGIIENDNQFMNFKTLINKYLKEVYALKYFKATNNNDLGNTTNIDIRTPTTVSFVSNNQLTSNTLNGNNVHHIGNFGFLSTFSNGSNLVVNNDDGNATANIVPEKKKFPLNKVPLEIMGLILERINKKSELVMLLPVCRAWAEIIVKIIYYRPQLDKKHQLDAFMETMVKLGSQTVFDYRFFIKRLNFSFVADHITDEKLLHFTGCPNLERLTLVFCRNVTSSSISSVLTNCTYLQSVDVTGVKQINDNIFNTLAYDCQRVQGFYVPQASLVSYDALDTFITHATYLKRIKITANKRMNDELVEKMAHMCPLLVEVDISDSPNVHDESLLVLFSKLSQLREFRITHNTNVSDKLFLDLYKYVKHLPALRLVDISACENITDKGIEKLVDMSPKLRNAFLGKCSKITDRSLFALSKLGKNLQTLHFGHCYNITDRGVQRLTSRCIRLQYVDFACCIELTNKSLYELADLPKLKRIGLVKCSQITDEGLLNMVSMRGRNDTLERVHLSYCTNLSIYPIYELLMACPRLSHLSLTAIPSFLRPDITTFCRAPPSDFSENQRQIFCVFSGKGVQRLRHYLMSIITPTSSPQTSIKEVLLNYLYTYGLCKNGETPNEALERLSIEVDQESVAILTAAQASPFTNASLNNENELQNMNFERLEEVFGAFHPVPQDALLTTDLANQLVLQLDHEFVDNPLYNDFDNSGSSDESNGNNFYYHYDDPVFTVAPGASRQINMELCEIVRKIALLQKKIADFEVNVASISRVQFQFAGCLINTMVSIYNEMHNLNRKIARLQSSIYSNGSGIDNERDLIGIAFWRFWWRKKIFESFANYRLSTVALRLYLKENIAALTRYREISIARYREQWNETNGDNLVTNNDNNTNDNNNTNNSGNNSIQGDGGSSDDLGSISTGLEGSGSGDGNPGISESTEAFNVELARRLRNHRNDNGLPPPQLQQQPLVNIDNTQNMSNLRHPFFITRNQYLVPDETGTIIERTFQSLPLPSGGQEQQRLTGLGVTMNNNNNNSNNSNIARVSINTNNVSNFTPNSAPIPITNSNDNNTERPATQTETIVPDHEVELINRDVDSMMED from the coding sequence atgaatagCGGAGGTCCTCAACAGAATAACCACACAAgtatgaataataatacaggTACTGGTGCTAACGCAAATACCATCAACAATTCAAGGTTTTCTGAAGTTCATCCGATACCAGCGAATTGGTTTACCATTCccaatattaacaatagtGGTAATAACTTGGAAAACAATCCAGAAAATGTTACTAGCGAAAATGCTACTGGCGAAAATGGCGCTAGTGTGAACTTGAGACAACAAGAAAATCAAGTACTTGCTAATTTACAAAGACAAAGAATAAGTTTCATTAATTCAAGTGAGCAAGCGAATAGAAGATTattccaaatatttaatcCGAATCACAATAGCTACGACGATCGAACCAGTAATGCCAGTGCGCTTGTTGATGAATACACTTTGGATCAATATAATACACTCGTTCAAGGTATCATTAgtaattttaaagataaatgTTCGCAAACTTTAGAGCAGATATGCAATAAATTTCACACGAGACATGTGGATCTATTAGAAAAGTTTAAACAGGATAaccaaaatttaaaagacaTGCAACTAGAAGTCGATACAGATAGAAGAAGTAGCATACCAACTTTATCTCCAGAGGATCGTGTTTTGAAATTAcaagatattaaaagattGGCCAACTTACAAAAAACTAGGATAAGGTTGGGAGAAATGGACATGGCTAGTTTGAAAAGTATTAGACAAAAATATGAACAAAtaattgataatttttctagGGAATTTGCTCAAAAATTCCATggtattattgaaaatgataatcAATTTATGAActttaaaacattaattaataaatatttaaaagaagtTTACGCTTTGAAGTATTTTAAGGCTACGAACAACAATGATTTAGGAAACACTACTAACATCGATATTAGGACACCAACTACTGTCTCCTTCGTATCTAACAATCAATTGACTTCCAACACATTGAACGGTAATAATGTGCACCATATTGGTAATTTTGGGTTTTTATCAACATTTTCTAATGGTAGTAACCTGGTAGTAAATAACGACGATGGAAATGCCACTGCCAATATAGttccagaaaaaaaaaaattcccGTTAAATAAAGTTCCTTTGGAAATTATGGGGCTAATATTagaaagaataaataagaAATCGGAATTGGTAATGTTATTGCCTGTTTGTAGGGCTTGGGCTGAAATCAttgtaaaaattatttattataggCCCCAATTAGATAAAAAACATCAATTGGATGCATTTATGGAAACTATGGTTAAGTTAGGTTCACAGACTGTTTTTGATTATAGATTCTTCATTAAAAGattgaatttttcatttgttgCCGATCATATTACCGACGAAAAACTACTCCACTTTACAGGGTGTCCTAATTTGGAGAGATTAACCCTAGTGTTTTGTAGAAACGTTACTTCTTCATCTATTTCTTCAGTTTTGACTAATTGTACCTATTTGCAAAGTGTCGATGTTACAGGTGTTAAACAGATCAAcgataatatatttaacacTTTGGCCTATGATTGTCAAAGAGTGCAAGGTTTCTATGTACCTCAAGCAAGTTTAGTTTCCTATGACGCTTTAGATACCTTTATAACACATGCGACatatttgaaaagaattaaaataacaGCTAACAAACGAATGAATGATGAATTAGTCGAAAAGATGGCGCATATGTGCCCATTATTGGTAGAAGTTGATATCAGTGATTCGCCAAATGTCCACGACGAAAGTTTGCTagttttgttttctaaATTGAGTCAATTAAGAGAGTTTAGAATTACACACAATACTAACGTAAGTGATAAACTTTTCTTggatttatataaatatgttAAGCATTTGCCTGCTTTACGACTAGTGGATATTAGTGCTTGTGAAAATATAACTGATAAGGGCATTGAAAAACTAGTTGATATGTCGCCAAAGTTAAGGAATGCTTTTTTGGGTAAATGTAGTAAGATAACAGATCGTTCATTATTTGCTTTATCAAAATTAGGCAAAAATTTACAAACCCTGCATTTTGGGCATTGTTACAACATCACTGATCGCGGGGTACAAAGATTAACTTCTCGTTGTATCAGGTTGCAATACGTGGATTTTGCTTGCTGTATAGAGCTAACTAACAAAAGCCTATACGAATTGGCAGACTTACCCAAGTTAAAACGTATTGGTTTGGTTAAATGTTCACAGATTACCGATGAAGGTTTGTTAAACATGGTCAGCATGAGGGGTAGAAATGACACATTGGAAAGAGTACATCTTTCATATTGTACCAACTTAAGCATATATCCTATTTATGAGTTACTAATGGCCTGTCCAAGATTGTCTCATTTGTCTTTGACAGCCATCCCATCATTTTTAAGGCCTGATATTACCACCTTTTGCAGAGCACCACCTTCGGATTTCAGTGAAAACCAACGTCAAATATTTTGCGTTTTTAGTGGCAAAGGTGTCCAAAGATTACGTCACTACTTAATGAGCATTATTACACCAACAAGTTCTCCTCAAACTTCCATCAAAGAGGTTTTGTTGAACTATTTGTACACTTATGGTTTATGTAAGAACGGCGAGACTCCAAACGAAGCATTAGAAAGGCTATCTATCGAGGTTGACCAAGAATCCGTAGCTATTTTGACTGCTGCACAGGCTAGCCCATTCACCAATGCATCCTTGAATAATGAGAACGAATTGCAAAATATGAATTTTGAAAGATTAGAAGAAGTTTTTGGTGCATTCCATCCAGTTCCGCAAGATGCACTTTTGACCACAGATTTAGCAAACCAGCTAGTCTTGCAACTTGATCACGAATTTGTAGATAATCCGTTATATAACGATTTTGATAATTCTGGTAGTAGTGATGAAAGCAATGGAAACAACTTTTACTATCACTATGACGATCCTGTTTTCACAGTTGCGCCAGGAGCAAGTAGACAGATAAATATGGAGTTATGTGAAATTGTGAGAAAGATCGCAttattgcaaaaaaaaatagctgATTTTGAAGTTAATGTGGCCAGTATATCGAGAGTCCAATTTCAATTTGCTGGATGTTTAATTAACACAATGGtttctatatataatgaAATGCATAATTTAAATAGGAAAATTGCACGTTTACAAAGTTCTATATATAGTAACGGTAGTGGTATTGATAACGAGAGGGATCTAATAGGTATTGCATTTTGGAGATTTTGGTGGaggaaaaagatttttgaATCATTTGCTAATTATAGATTGAGTACTGTTGCATTAAGGTTGTatttgaaagaaaatattgctGCTTTAACCAGATATAGAGAGATTTCGATAGCAAGATATCGTGAGCAATGGAATGAAACAAATGGTGATAATCTCGTgactaataatgataataatactaatgataataataatactaataacagCGGTAATAACAGCATCCAGGGAGATGGTGGTTCGAGTGACGATCTAGGTTCTATATCCACTGGGCTTGAAGGATCAGGTAGTGGTGATGGAAATCCCGGTATTTCGGAAAGCACTGAAGCCTTTAATGTGGAGTTAGCAAGAAGATTAAGAAATCATAGAAACGACAATGGTTTACCACCACCACAATTGCAACAGCAACCTTTAGTTAATATTGACAACACTCAGAATATGAGTAATTTGAGGCATCCATTTTTCATAACAAGAAATCAATATTTAGTGCCTGATGAGACTGGTACGATTATTGAAAGGACGTTCCAATCGCTACCTCTGCCTTCAGGCGGGCAAGAGCAACAACGATTGACTGGTTTAGGTGTGAcaatgaataataataataataatagtaataatagtaatattgcTAGAGTTTCTATTAACACTAATAATGTTTCTAATTTTACTCCCAATTCCGCACCCATTCCGATTACCAATagcaatgataataataccgAGCGTCCTGCAACACAAACTGAAACTATTGTTCCCGATCATGAGGTGGAATTGATCAACCGTGATGTTGATTCAATGATGGAAGACTAa